In the Candidatus Abyssobacteria bacterium SURF_5 genome, GTAACGCAAAACGGTTTCCCGCGGCAGAATTCAAAAACAAATCGCCGAGTTCTTCCGGAGCAGAGGACGGTCAAAGTCCTCGTTTTTCGTCAGACCTTTATTCATCATTTCCCGGACGACCGCCCGCACCGTTAAAGAGTTTCTCGCCGATGAGTGCCTCCTCCGCGCAAGCGCTCTCGCCTTTGCCACGTTGCTCGCCCTCGTACCCGTCGCCGCCATCTCCTTTTTCGTCCTTACCAAGCTCGAGGCATTCCAGGAGATCGAACAGAAAATCATGAATTTCATTTTCCGGAATTTCATACCGGCGCGCACTGACATCATTCAGCAGTACCTTATCGAATATACGACCAAGGTGGGAGTGCTCGGCATCTTCGGCATCTTCGGTCTCATTATCGCCGCTATTTTCCTTTTCAATAATATCGAAAGCACGTTTAACGCCGTCTGGCATGTAAGAAAGAAGCGCCCGTTCGTCGGAAAGCTTACTTCGCTATGGGCGGTGCTGACATTCACTCCGATCCTGATCGCCCTTTCCTTTTACGTGGCTGCCCGGCTGACTGCTGAGAGCGAAGGCATCGTGCCTGCCTGGATTGTGCCATACCTGCTGAATGTGATCGCCTTCTGGTTCGCTTATCAATTCATCCCGTACACAAAGGTCCATTTCCATGCCGCAATCATTGCCGCTGTCGTGGCCGGCATTTTTTGGGAAATCGCAAAAGGAATGTTCAACTGGTATATTAATAATTTGACCTCGTACACGCAGATCTACGGGTCGCTCGGTACGATTCCCGTTTTTCTCCTGTGGCTGTTCCTCACGTGGGTCATCGTCCTGTTCGGCAGCGAACTCGCCTATGCGATTCAATACCGCCAGAGCAACAAAACAAGCGGACACGAATACCTGGAGTTCTATTCCGTCCGCGCAATGGCGGAGATCACGAGGCTGTTCCGCGTTCCGGCCG is a window encoding:
- a CDS encoding YihY family inner membrane protein produces the protein MQKQIAEFFRSRGRSKSSFFVRPLFIISRTTARTVKEFLADECLLRASALAFATLLALVPVAAISFFVLTKLEAFQEIEQKIMNFIFRNFIPARTDIIQQYLIEYTTKVGVLGIFGIFGLIIAAIFLFNNIESTFNAVWHVRKKRPFVGKLTSLWAVLTFTPILIALSFYVAARLTAESEGIVPAWIVPYLLNVIAFWFAYQFIPYTKVHFHAAIIAAVVAGIFWEIAKGMFNWYINNLTSYTQIYGSLGTIPVFLLWLFLTWVIVLFGSELAYAIQYRQSNKTSGHEYLEFYSVRAMAEITRLFRVPAENRENTIDRLREAGIPQDMVGDILNLLAQKNLVIFTEDKEYYPAKDPATITVRDVIEAVSGTTMLAPAAAKDPVSQNLKKNFQEAGAQINSTLEKLNLQMLINGSKEAEEK